DNA sequence from the Candidatus Atribacteria bacterium genome:
GAAAATGGAGCCGGTAAATCAACCCTGATGAGCATTTTGTATGGATTATATCAAGCTGATTCCGGTCAAATTTTTGTAAATGGGGAAAAAGTTAATATTGCCAATCCAAAGGTAGCTATCAATTTAAAGATTGGAATGGTACATCAACATTTTATGTTAGTACAGCCTCTTACAGTTACGGAAAATATTATCCTGGGTATGGAACCTAAAAAAAATAATATTTTCATAGATATGGAAAATGCCATTAAAAAGGTTGAAGACCTATCAAAAAGTATGGGATTTAAAATCGATCCCCAAGCAAAGATAGAAAATATTTCTGTGGGAATACAGCAAAGAGTTGAAATTATTAAAGTTCTTTACCGGGGTGCAGAGATTTTGGTTATGGATGAACCTACTGCAGTGCTAACTCCCCAGGAAGTTGAAGAACTATTTGGAATACTTAGATCACTTAAAAAACAGGGTAAAACTATTATTTTTATTACGCACAAATTGAATGAAGTAATAGAACTTTCTGATCGGGTAACCGTCATGAGAAAAGGAAAAGTGGTAGGAGTAAAAAAAACCAAAGATACTAACCAAGAGGAGATAGCAAGTATGATGGTTGGCAGAGAAGTCATTTTTGAGATCGAAAAAAAACCTATCAATATGGGAAAAATAGCTTTAAAAGTAGATAAATTAAAAGCACTTAACCGGAAAGGATTACCAGCTGTAAAAGACATATCTTTTGAAATAAAAGAAGGAGAGATATTGGGATTTGCCGGCGTAGAAGGAAATGGACAGACGGAGTTAGTAGAAGTTATTACCGGACTTCGCTCTGCATCAAGTGGTAAAATATTTCTCTATGATAAGGAAATTACTAAAGATTCTCCCCGAGATATTAGAGAAGATAAAATTGCTCATATCCCTG
Encoded proteins:
- a CDS encoding ABC transporter ATP-binding protein, encoding MKNINKRFPLVVANDKVNFTVYKGEIHALVGENGAGKSTLMSILYGLYQADSGQIFVNGEKVNIANPKVAINLKIGMVHQHFMLVQPLTVTENIILGMEPKKNNIFIDMENAIKKVEDLSKSMGFKIDPQAKIENISVGIQQRVEIIKVLYRGAEILVMDEPTAVLTPQEVEELFGILRSLKKQGKTIIFITHKLNEVIELSDRVTVMRKGKVVGVKKTKDTNQEEIASMMVGREVIFEIEKKPINMGKIALKVDKLKALNRKGLPAVKDISFEIKEGEILGFAGVEGNGQTELVEVITGLRSASSGKIFLYDKEITKDSPRDIREDKIAHIPEDRRQRGIISEYTVAENLILGSQYRPPFNQGLTLNFTAINKHANNLIKNFDIRPSDKDNLLKSLSGGNQQKVIVARELYGEPNLLIAAQPTRGLDVGSIEFVHQEILNERDKGKAILLISADLEEILSLSDRIAVIYEGEIVAFLDPKKTDEKEIGLLMTGSTKNKKLSKDK